TGCTCTGGCATGATTTCAGAAATTGTGGCTGGCAGAGTTGCAAATGGACCATCCATAACAGTGATTGATTCACCGATTGAATAATCAATATCCTTCATTGCAATCTTGCCGTCCTTCTTCAGTGGACGTGGTGCAAGAATGTTCTCAACTTCAGCCAAGGTAAGAGGTGATGGATGATGGGCGTTACCAACAAAGCCAGTAACTCCTGGTGTGTTTCTAACACATGACCAAGATTCATCAGTTAACTCCATACGTACTAATACATAGCCTGGGAAAACATTGCGCTTTACAACCTTGATTGCGCCATTCTTTAGTTCACGAACCTCTTCCTCTGGAACCTCAATCTGGAATATGAAATCTTCCATATTTAAAGATTGGATTCGGTTTACTAAATTTCCCTTTACTTTCTTTTCATATCCAGCGTAGGAGTGAACAACAAACCACTCACCTGGGGCGTTGCGAAGAGCAGCTCTAAATTCAGCATTCTCATCATTTTCGTCCAGTGCGCTCTCTTCAACCACATCTTCAATTACAGGTGCGATTACCTCTTCAATTATCGGAGCGCTCTCGGTAACTGCCAAGGCTGCTTCAAATGCATCCACTGGTGGATTAGCTGGCGTATCAATTGACATCATTTTTCCTATTCGCCTTAGCCAAAAATCCAGAAAGTTATTTTGGTCAAAATTAGATCAAAGATTGAAACCACTAAAATGATAAATCCAACGAAAACTAAAACTACAGCTGTGTATGTTGTAAGTTGATTACGAGTTGGCCAAACAACTTTGCTTAGCTCGGAGATAACTTGGCGATAGAACAGGCCAATGCGACCGAAGATGCCCTTGGCTTCTTCAGTTGAGACGATCTCTTCGCTCATCTACCTTTTCCTTTACTCGTTATCTTTCTTTCTACAACTTCTTACCTATTACTTGCAGGGCAGGAGGGACTCGAACCCCCAACCGGCCGCTTTGGAGACGGCAACTCTAGCCAATTGAGCTACTGCCCTTCGTCCCGAATTAAGGCATGAAAAATCATGACCTAATACAAGCGCCGGGGGAGAAATTGTAGGTGGGTTACTCAGAAAGGTAAAACTGAGATAAATGGTAAGCCAATTTTAAGCGTAGATGGCAGACTTAAGCCCCCATGAGCGCATCTGAAAAACCAAGAGTTTCAAAACGAATAGCAGCAATTGCAGAGTCTGCAACTCTTGCCGTTGATAGCAAAGCCAAAGCGTTAAAAGCAGCTGGTCGTCCAGTTATTGGTTTTGGTGCGGGCGAACCAGATTTTCCAACTCCTGATTACATTGTTAATGCTGCAATTGATGCGGCAAAACTTCCAGCAAATCATCGCTACACACCAACACCGGGATTGCCTGAATTACGGGATGCAATTGTTAAGAAAACTAAGCGAGATTCAAATTATGAAATTACTGCTGATCAGGTATTAGTTACCAATGGTGGCAAGCAATCTGTTTATCAATCATTTGCATCAGTTCTAGATCCAGGTGATGAAGTACTTCTGCCTTCACCTTTTTGGACTACCTACCCTGAGTGCATCAAATTAGCCGGTGGCAAAGCGGTTGAAGTTTTTGCTGATGAATCTCAAAATTATTTAGTCTCAGTTGCACAATTGGAGAAAGCATTAACTCCTAAAACTAAGGTTCTTCTATTTTGTTCACCATCTAATCCAACTGGATCGGTGTACTCACCAGCGCAGGTAAAGGAAATTGGTGAGTGGGCATTAAAAAATAATCTTTGGGTAATCACTGATGAAATTTATGAACACCTTCTATATGACGGAGCTAAGTCTCCAAGTATTTGTGTGGCAGTACCAGGACTTGCCGATCGCACCATAATTATTAATGGAGTAGCTAAGACCTATGCGATGACTGGTTGGCGCGTGGGCTGGATGATTGGTCCTAAAGATTTAATAAAGGCCGCTACAAATCTGCAGTCACACCTATCTTCAAATGTTTCAAATGTTTCCCAACGTGCTGCAATTGCCGCCCTTACTGGTGACTTATCTGCTGTTCACAAGATGGGTGAAGCTTTTGATCGCAGGCGCAAATTAATTGTTAAATTACTAAATGAGATCCCTGGTGTTAGCTGTCCAACGCCAACTGGTGCTTTCTATGTTTATCCATCAGTAATAGGCGTGCTTGGAAAAACTATTAGAGGTAAAACTCCAAAAACCTCAGCGGAGTTAGCAACTTTAATTTTGGAAGAGGTTGAGGTTGCAGCTGTTCCAGGTGAAGCCTTTGGTCCTTCTGGTTACCTTCGATTTTCTTATGCGCTAGGTGATGAAGACATTGTTGAAGGCATTGGTAGAGTTAAAAAACTTTTAAGTGAAGCTGTTTAGTTTAAATCTAGCCCAACTAATTGCACCTCAGCCTCTAACTTAATCCCAAACTTTTCAAAGACTTTCGCCCTGGCCATTTTGGCTAATTCAATTATGTCATCGGCTGTTGCATCACCTGAGTTTGTTAATGCCAAAACATGTTTATTTGAAATTTGAGCACCAGCTAATTTTTCACCCTTATTAACTCCAGCGTGCTCCATTAACCAAGCTGCAGATGTTTTAACTTTGCCATCTGATTGGGGCCAACGCGGGGCATCTGCTGGCAACTTATCTGCCATATCTTTAGTAAGAATTGGGTTAACAAAAAAAGATCCAGCAGAGTTTGAATTCACATCAGTTGAATTAATTAACATTCCCTTACGGCCACGAAGTTCAAGGACTGCATTGCGCACCTTCATAATTGGAGCTCGATCACCCAGGTTTACTGATAAATAATTTGCTAACTCTGCATAGGTAATAGGTAGCGACATCTCACCTTTTCGAAGTTGGAAGGTCACATTTAAAACTACATACCGGCCAGCATCTTCTTTAAAGGCAGAATTGCGATAAGAGAAATGACATTGCTCGTTTGTGAAAGTTATGACCTCACCTTTTTTACGATCATATGCTTTAACTCTGGCAATAGTTTCACTTACTTCATGTCCATAAGCTCCAATATTTTGAATCGGTGCTCCCCCAACGGTTCCTGGAATTCCACTTAGGGATTCAAGATCAGCAAATCCTTTTTCAATCGTTTGCTCAACAAATTGATCCCAATCTTCCCCAGCTGAAACCTCAATCATTCCGCCACTGCATGCGTCGTAATCAAGCGCGTTACCTTTACTTTCAACTCGAATTACTGTGCCAGCAAATCCGGCATCACTAATCAACAAATTAGAGCCACCACCTAATATCAATACTTTTTCGCCAGCTTTATCAGCAGCTTTTACAAACTCAACTAATTCATCTTCGGTATGGGCATGGACAATTTTTTGCGCAGGGCCACCAACCTTTAATGTGGTGAAATTAGATAACTGCTCCATTAGATAAGCCTAGCGACGTGGTGAGAGGATCTCATTTTTTCCTCTAAACCGATCCAGAATTCTTTGATAATTCTTACGTGAGTTCTTATCTCGGTAATCAGGATCAACATCGTGATAACCATGATGCCTACCTTGAGATAGTGGTAGATCTATCTGCATTAATTTTCCACCAGCATCCCTGATCGCAAGTGATAACTCTAAATCTGCATTGCGGTAGTACTTCGCACTTGGATTTGCTCCACCAGCTGAAATTGCAAACTTACGATCTAGGGCAAAGTAATAACCAAATAACACATCAACTTCACCGGCGCCTTTATCGGTGGTAGTTCGCCATTCATCCTCAAGATTTACCAATCCACCTTTCCAGCCAACACCCTGATACCCAGCTTCAAGAGATTGAAGAGTTTGCGCAATTGGATCTGCTGTAAAAGTTGTGGAGGTGTCCATAATAAGTAAGTAATCCTCGCTGAAGGTATTAAGGAAATGGTTAATAACATTTCCCCAGCCAAGTGGGTTTTTCTCTTGGGTCAGGCTTACCTGTTTTGAATCAAATTGATCAGGTGATATCCAATTACTTTTCCCATTGGCGTAGATACTTATCGGGACTTTCGTGTTGCTAGTAATTGAATCAACACAAGTTACTAAATCTTCAAGAAAGCCTTCTGCGATTAAGCAGATGCGAATTGACCCAGCCATTGGCGGGTTTTAATTAACGAGTTTCGCGGTGAAGTTGTGAAGACTTACAACGTGGACAGAACTTCTTAAGTTCCAAACGGTCTGGATCATTACGACGATTTTTGCGAGTGATGTAGTTGCGCTCTTTGCACTCAACACATGCCATTGTAATTTTTGGACGAACATCTGCGCTTTTGCTTGCCATGGTTGAGCTCCTAGCCTTGTAGTTGAATTAACCTAATCGTTAACTTATTCGTTGGGTGAGGTTACCTGACCCCCACCATTTACTGAAATTGGTGCGTATTTCTATCTGCATTTATATCTTTTGTTCTAGTAGCGGAGGCGGGATTTGAACCCACGACACAGCGATTATGAGCCGCTTGCTCTACCAAGCTGAGCTACCCCGCCAAACTTAACTTTCAATATTTATTTTTTGTTCGAGCCCCCTAACGGAATCGAACCGTTGACCTTTTCCTTACCATGGAAACACTCTACCAACTGAGCTAAGGGGGCGAAGTGCTGGCTAAGGATACAACCCGGCTTTATTAATTACGAATTGAAGGCTTAATTACTTTAAGTAGGCCTTACTCGCAATCTCAATACGCCTATTTTTATAAGCAGATGAAGCGCCTAATAGCAGATGCTCAAAAGGATTTCCGCTCTTTATTAACTTACCTAATTGCTCACTTTCATTTCCTTCATAAGTTTTAATCTCTAAAGTATTTGCAACTTTCACTTCTTTATGAGGTCTAATCATTCGATAAATGATAGTTAAAAGTTGTAGCCCGGAGTAGACAGTGCCACGCCAACCTCTGCCAAAAATATCTTGTAGTTTTAACTTAAATAATGTTTTAGAGATTTCATTTTCATCTTTAGCAGGTTTATTGAGTAAATCTTTAAATATATTTGCTACTTCAGCTGCCCCAGTGACCTCCGGTAGATTGGCACAATTCTTAGCCAATTCTTGCCTTACTTTAGAATCGGTAAGTTTAGAAACCATAATTGTTATTTGATCTAACTTTGATTGATCCACCGTTAAGGCCACCTGGTTATCGGCTGCCCATCTAGCTCTTTCAGCTTGATTATCTGTTCCTCTTACATTTGGAATAAACAATGTTGGAATATTTGCAGCAAGTTCCTCATGCACACTGTTATAGCCAGCAGCACATATCGCAGCATCAAATGCGCTTAAAACATTTGCTAGTGGAAAATGTCTAATTACTTTTATATCTAGACCTGCTGGTGCAAGATTTTCACCAGCCGAATCGGTAGGTTCTTTTGTTAAAACTACTTGCAAATTTGGCCAGCTAATTAAACCTTTTAGTGCCGCTGTCATTTTGGCATTTAAGTCAGCCTCGCCAATTCCCAGTTGCACTAATACTGCAGGACGAGTTTGATCTAAGCCAAGCAAACTTCTTGCGGCAACTTTATCTAGTGAGGTTTTACGATTATAAATTGATATTGGTTTAACTACTGTTGAATCTGACCTACCTACAGTTGGACCTTTGTCATAACTTTGTCCGAAATCTCCCGGGGTAATAATTAAATCCATCATCTTTGACTGCAGATTTAGTAAATATCTTTGAGAAGTTTTTTGCCAAAATCCTCTTCGTACCCAAACTAATTTAACCTTAGGCCTAAAACTTTTTATTCCTATAATTCCTGGGTATGGCACTACGCCATCAAAGCTAACAATTTTTGCATCCGTCTCATCTATCAATGCAACAATTCGATCCCGTAAGTATTTATCCCATTCAAATCGACCCATCCATTTTCGATCACGCCCTGGGACATACTCAAAATTTACATTTGCAATTTTAGGCACTTCAACTACACCTGAAGCCATCGAAATGATAATTGGGTTTGCAAAATCCTTTAATTCAGATGCGACCGCACTAGCTCTGGTTAAGTGGCCCATGCCTATTCCATTACTTGTCGCTAGAATAATGGTTGGCTTAGACATGAAATTAGTATAACTGCAACCAAAGTTAGGAAGCTTGAATGAGAAACGCACTATTGCTCGTAATTTTGGTATTACAAATATTCACTCTGTTATATCTAATTCGTACAGCACGAAATCTTGGTACGAAAGCCACTAAACATCAACGAGAGTTGATGGAGAACATCAATATGCTCCGCGCAAGTGGCAGGAGCCATATTCTTAATCATCTTGCTATACCAAATACTAAAGAGTTTAGAAACGTAAGTTGGGATCATGTAATTTCTTTGACTAGCCATCCAGCTAGATTTTCAACACTTGGCATTGCAATAGATCAACTATTAAACCAACATTTGATACCTAAGCAGATATATCTAAATATTGCTCAATCAGATTTGGACAAACTGCCCCCTGCAATCAAGAATTTAGAGGCGGGCGGGATTCTTAAGATTAATTCTTGTGCTGATTTAGGTCCTGGAAAGAAGTTAATTCCAACCTTAAAGCTAGTGGAGAATCTACCTATTATTGTTGTTGATGATGATTTGTTTTTTGAAACAGACCTAACGCTTAAATTAATGGTTCAGCATCACTTAACACCAAAAAGCATTATTGCCTCAAGGGTCCATAAAGTAGCTTATGAATCAGATGGCAGTATCGCCCCTTATAGTAAGTGGGCGAAGAATTACTCACTTTCAAATGGTCCAGATGTAGATTTCTTTGCCACTTCAGGTGCTGGCACCTTATATAAAAAGGAATTTTTCCATAAAGATGTTTTAGATGAAGAAACCTATAAAACATTGTCACTGCATACTGATGATCTATGGTGGTACGTACAAAGCAAACGAGCAGGCGTAACAACCAAGCGAATGCCTGGCTATAGCAAATTAGAGTTTATTACTGGCACGCAAGAAGATGGTTTATGGAGTACCGGTAATCAAAATAGAAATGATCCAAACTTAAAATCTTTACTAAATAAGTACTCTCTTTAATTTCTTGGTGGCGGGTGAAGGATTTGAACCTTCGAAGGCAGAGCCGGGGGATTTACAGTCCCCTCCCATTGGCCGCTCGGGCAACCCGCCAGGATTGTTAAGCGTGGTGAAGTGTAAAGCCTGACTACTTGTTATGCCAAAAGTTCAATTATTTATCGCTGTATCTTGCAATAAATCGAACATGATCTGGGTTTAACTCCGCAACTGTTCTTGCACCAAGTAATTTCATAGTTCTACTAATTTGTGTGCGCAGAATCTCTAAAGTGCGATCAACGCCAGGTTTTCCACCAGCCATTAAGCCATAAAGATAAGCTCTGCCAATCCAAGTAAATTTCGCTCCACTTGCAAGAGCTGCAACAACATCAGCACCATGCATAATTCCAGTATCCACATGAACCTCTGCTTTATTGCCAACAGCTTTAACTACCTCTGGTAACAAGTGCAATGGGACCGGTGCGCGATCTAATTGGCGTCCACCATGGTTAGAAAGAATAATTGCATCAGCACCAGCATCAATTGACATCACCGCATCATCAACATTTTGGATTCCTTTAACAACAAGGCTTCCATTCCATTGCCCTCTAATCCACTTTAAATCTTCATAAGTAACTGTTGGATCAAACATAGAATCAAGTAACTCAGCAACTGTGCCATTCCAGGAATCAAGGGATGCAAATTTAAGTGGGTCTGTGGTTAAGAAATTAATCCACCAGGCCGGGCGTGGAATTGCATTCAAAATAGTTTTCGAAGTTAGTGAAGGTGGAATAGTCATTCCGTTTCTAACATCTCTTAATCTTGCACCTGCTACTGGAACATCAACTGTTAAAACTAAGGTATCAAAACCTGCCTCTTTGGCTCTATCAACTAGTGCCATACTGCGGTCGCGGTCTTTCCACATATAAAGTTGAAACCAATTGCGCCCAGTTGGCGCAGCTTTTGCGACATCTTCAATTGATCGAGTGCCCATAGTTGAAAGTGTGAAAGGAATTCCAGCATCTGCGGCGGCGCAAGCTCCTGCATACTCACCTTCAGTTTGCATCATTCTGGTGAAACCAGTTGGTGCAATTCCAAGTGGCATACTCATTTTCTTACCAAGCATTTGAACTGAAAGATCCACATCTTTAACATTTAATAAAATTTTTGGTTGAAACTCTAGTTTTTCATATGCAGCACGAGCACGAGTTAAACTTGTTTCGGTATCTGCGCCGCCATCGGTGTAATCAAATGGTGCCTGCGGTGTGCGTCGCTTAGCAATATCTCGTAGATCATAAATAGTTAGCGCTCTAGTTAATCTGCGCTTACGAGGACTGAGAATTATTTTTCTAAACCGAAGTAACTGTGCAAGATCCTTTGGGCTAGGTATGCGCCGCTTAACCTTCACTTGGCTCACTACCGCTCCAATCAATCTTGATGAGTTCTGTAAAAACTCTTTCTATTTAACTAGTAAAGTATAGACATGGCTGACAGCAGTTTCGATATCATCTCAAAAATAGACCAAATGGAGTTAGATAACGCCTTTAATCAGTGTGACCGAGAGATCGCTACCAGGTTTGATTTTAAGAATACCGATACTAAAATCGAAAAAACTGGCTTGAAGGTTGTTTTGGAATCCAGCACAGAAGAGCGAGCCAAGGCTGCACTTGATGTTTTCAAGGACAAGTTGATTAAACGGAATGTGTCACTGAAACACCTGGATGCTGGTGAACCAGCGTTAAGCGGAAAAACTTACCGAATTAATTGTGAATTTAAAGAAGGTATTTCAACTGAGAATGCTAAGAAGATTGCCAAGTTTCTAAAGGAAAGTGGCCCAAAATCACTTAAGACTCAAATCCAGGGTGAAGAGCTGCGAGTATCTAGTAAAAGTCGGGATGATCTACAAACTGCAATTGCCCAGGTTAAAAAAGAATCATGGGATTTTGCAGTTCAATTTACTAATTACCGATAATTACTTCATAAAAGGATAACTTGAAAACCAATCGAATAGGCGTTGCATATGGCGTAAGTGCCTATGTGATTTGGGGATCTCTTCCAATTTATTGGCGATGGCTAGATCGTGCTTCAGCTTATGAAATTATGGCCAACCGAGGTATTTGGTCGCTGGTGGTCTGCTTGTTTTTTCTTGCCTTTCAAAAACAATTGCGATCTACTTTTAAATTGATTAGAAATGTAAAGACTTTTTTTATTCTTTTAACCTCTTCATTCTTACTAACTTTGAACTGGGGAATATACATTTGGGCGGTATCTGTAGATCGAGTAGTTGAAGCATCTCTTGGCTATTACATGACACCGTTAGTTGTCGTTTGTTTTGGCGTCCTGGTTTTAAAAGAGAAATTACGCTTTGTACAAAAACTTTCTTTAAGTTTTGCAGGAGTCGGAGTAAGCATTTTGACTATAGCTTTTGGACAGTTGCCGCTTGTGGCATTTGGTTTGGCCCTAAGTTGGGGAACCTACTCGCTAATAAAGAAGAGACTTGATGCTGGATCTTTAGAAACTTTGTCTATCGAGATGATTTTTGCACTTATCCCAAGTGCAACTTATATGTTCTACTTAATGAGCAGGAATGAAGCTCAATATGGATCTGAGCTTTGGTTCTCGTTAATACTTATGACCTCTGGCTTAGTAACCGTAATTCCACTTCTAATGTTTAACTCCGCCGCAACTAGC
The Candidatus Nanopelagicus limnes DNA segment above includes these coding regions:
- the nusG gene encoding transcription termination/antitermination protein NusG, producing MSIDTPANPPVDAFEAALAVTESAPIIEEVIAPVIEDVVEESALDENDENAEFRAALRNAPGEWFVVHSYAGYEKKVKGNLVNRIQSLNMEDFIFQIEVPEEEVRELKNGAIKVVKRNVFPGYVLVRMELTDESWSCVRNTPGVTGFVGNAHHPSPLTLAEVENILAPRPLKKDGKIAMKDIDYSIGESITVMDGPFATLPATISEIMPEQAKLKVLVSIFGRETPVELSFHQVQKI
- the secE gene encoding preprotein translocase subunit SecE, whose translation is MSEEIVSTEEAKGIFGRIGLFYRQVISELSKVVWPTRNQLTTYTAVVLVFVGFIILVVSIFDLILTKITFWIFG
- a CDS encoding pyridoxal phosphate-dependent aminotransferase — its product is MSASEKPRVSKRIAAIAESATLAVDSKAKALKAAGRPVIGFGAGEPDFPTPDYIVNAAIDAAKLPANHRYTPTPGLPELRDAIVKKTKRDSNYEITADQVLVTNGGKQSVYQSFASVLDPGDEVLLPSPFWTTYPECIKLAGGKAVEVFADESQNYLVSVAQLEKALTPKTKVLLFCSPSNPTGSVYSPAQVKEIGEWALKNNLWVITDEIYEHLLYDGAKSPSICVAVPGLADRTIIINGVAKTYAMTGWRVGWMIGPKDLIKAATNLQSHLSSNVSNVSQRAAIAALTGDLSAVHKMGEAFDRRRKLIVKLLNEIPGVSCPTPTGAFYVYPSVIGVLGKTIRGKTPKTSAELATLILEEVEVAAVPGEAFGPSGYLRFSYALGDEDIVEGIGRVKKLLSEAV
- a CDS encoding UDP-N-acetylmuramate dehydrogenase, which codes for MEQLSNFTTLKVGGPAQKIVHAHTEDELVEFVKAADKAGEKVLILGGGSNLLISDAGFAGTVIRVESKGNALDYDACSGGMIEVSAGEDWDQFVEQTIEKGFADLESLSGIPGTVGGAPIQNIGAYGHEVSETIARVKAYDRKKGEVITFTNEQCHFSYRNSAFKEDAGRYVVLNVTFQLRKGEMSLPITYAELANYLSVNLGDRAPIMKVRNAVLELRGRKGMLINSTDVNSNSAGSFFVNPILTKDMADKLPADAPRWPQSDGKVKTSAAWLMEHAGVNKGEKLAGAQISNKHVLALTNSGDATADDIIELAKMARAKVFEKFGIKLEAEVQLVGLDLN
- the rpmG gene encoding 50S ribosomal protein L33, whose translation is MASKSADVRPKITMACVECKERNYITRKNRRNDPDRLELKKFCPRCKSSQLHRETR
- a CDS encoding glycosyltransferase is translated as MSKPTIILATSNGIGMGHLTRASAVASELKDFANPIIISMASGVVEVPKIANVNFEYVPGRDRKWMGRFEWDKYLRDRIVALIDETDAKIVSFDGVVPYPGIIGIKSFRPKVKLVWVRRGFWQKTSQRYLLNLQSKMMDLIITPGDFGQSYDKGPTVGRSDSTVVKPISIYNRKTSLDKVAARSLLGLDQTRPAVLVQLGIGEADLNAKMTAALKGLISWPNLQVVLTKEPTDSAGENLAPAGLDIKVIRHFPLANVLSAFDAAICAAGYNSVHEELAANIPTLFIPNVRGTDNQAERARWAADNQVALTVDQSKLDQITIMVSKLTDSKVRQELAKNCANLPEVTGAAEVANIFKDLLNKPAKDENEISKTLFKLKLQDIFGRGWRGTVYSGLQLLTIIYRMIRPHKEVKVANTLEIKTYEGNESEQLGKLIKSGNPFEHLLLGASSAYKNRRIEIASKAYLK
- a CDS encoding alpha-hydroxy acid oxidase, translating into MSQVKVKRRIPSPKDLAQLLRFRKIILSPRKRRLTRALTIYDLRDIAKRRTPQAPFDYTDGGADTETSLTRARAAYEKLEFQPKILLNVKDVDLSVQMLGKKMSMPLGIAPTGFTRMMQTEGEYAGACAAADAGIPFTLSTMGTRSIEDVAKAAPTGRNWFQLYMWKDRDRSMALVDRAKEAGFDTLVLTVDVPVAGARLRDVRNGMTIPPSLTSKTILNAIPRPAWWINFLTTDPLKFASLDSWNGTVAELLDSMFDPTVTYEDLKWIRGQWNGSLVVKGIQNVDDAVMSIDAGADAIILSNHGGRQLDRAPVPLHLLPEVVKAVGNKAEVHVDTGIMHGADVVAALASGAKFTWIGRAYLYGLMAGGKPGVDRTLEILRTQISRTMKLLGARTVAELNPDHVRFIARYSDK
- a CDS encoding YajQ family cyclic di-GMP-binding protein, whose protein sequence is MADSSFDIISKIDQMELDNAFNQCDREIATRFDFKNTDTKIEKTGLKVVLESSTEERAKAALDVFKDKLIKRNVSLKHLDAGEPALSGKTYRINCEFKEGISTENAKKIAKFLKESGPKSLKTQIQGEELRVSSKSRDDLQTAIAQVKKESWDFAVQFTNYR
- the rarD gene encoding EamA family transporter RarD; amino-acid sequence: MKTNRIGVAYGVSAYVIWGSLPIYWRWLDRASAYEIMANRGIWSLVVCLFFLAFQKQLRSTFKLIRNVKTFFILLTSSFLLTLNWGIYIWAVSVDRVVEASLGYYMTPLVVVCFGVLVLKEKLRFVQKLSLSFAGVGVSILTIAFGQLPLVAFGLALSWGTYSLIKKRLDAGSLETLSIEMIFALIPSATYMFYLMSRNEAQYGSELWFSLILMTSGLVTVIPLLMFNSAATSLPLTITGLLGYINPTIMFLVGFIVFHEPLTFSKIFGFIFIWTALILLGIDMYRSGRSVNQSKS